In the Denticeps clupeoides unplaced genomic scaffold, fDenClu1.1, whole genome shotgun sequence genome, GGGGTAAAATACTGGTCTGGACTCCGAATGCTGGGAGAGCGAGATTTCAAATTGAATTAACAATGCAGTCCAGGAAGAAAGATAGAAAAAGCGAGAAAGGCACTCAGTCGTTCAATTTGCCAATAAAGATGAGAGACTCTGAAGGAGGAAAGACACAGCTTGAAGGGgcctgagctgagctgagcagGTACGGGGAAGTTCACACAGAGTTCGTCGCTGGGCGCGGGAGATGTTACCTGAGTCTGGATGCGGTTGAGGCCTCGGAACCACAGGATCTGTCCGCGGCGGAGCTCGCGCTCGGCGTGGTCGATCTCGTCGAGGTCCTCCATCTCATCCAGCTCCTCCTCGGGGATCTCCTCCTTCTGAGTGCCGTGGCCGGCGGTCTTCAGGAACTTCAGTCGGCTTGTTGGGATGGAGGAGATCACCTGAACAGAGGCGCGGTGTGAGCGAAACTCTCCTGGTTGCTTATTGGGTCAGCTCCATCACAACCGTATTCCACCTTGCCGAAAGTGGAGGTGGCACGGACATTTGTATACCTACAGGACTTCTACATACTCCTGGGACATGGTTTATTTCCGGCATTTCAGACATGTCCTTGGAGTgaccactagggggcagtgTTGTCCCACAGATACGACAACCCAGAGCCACGTGGTGGCACTCAATCAAACAATCTCACCAGAGTGCAGCACCCGTAGGTGGAGCCAATCCCCGCCCCAAAAGCTCACCTGACCCCAGAGCAGACAGCCGAAGCCCAGGAAGATGCACCAGAGCCACTGGTCGATGGTGAGGCCCTGACAGCTGAAGGGCTTCCCGCCAAACTGCACAATGACGATCTGTCAGGAGGGGAAAAGAACAATCAATTAATTACAGCACACATAAACAGGGCTTAAAACTAATTACCGTAATCAATGACCATAAGAACACGAGGCCGCTGCACGGCAATTACCAACGGCAAGCTCGGGCGCTGAAAAAACGGAATCaatatgtagatttttttcGGCGAAGATGCATGTCAATAATTGCATGGAGAAGAGCACCTGGATGATGAAGGTCCCAAAGACGATGGAGCAGAAGATCAGGTTGTTGAAGATGCCCTCGAAGACGTTCCTCTCACCGTGGATCTTGCGGGCGTTAATCTCGTTGAAGAGCTGCATCATGACGAAGGTGTTGAAGACGATGGTGTAGTGTTCAGTTGGCGGGGCGTGGAGAGGTGTGTTCCTTCCACTGTCGATGTCAAACATCCTCTCGCCTGGGGTGACGGTGTAAAGCTGAGCACCGGAACGGAGACACTTTACGCTTCACAGTGTGCAGCAGTCGCCTTACCAGCAAAGAGAAGAGTGAAGATGATGGTGAGCTGATAGACGCCGTGGCCCAGGATGTTCTTCATCATGGTGCGGGAGATGAGCGGCTTGTTCCGGCCGTATGGCTTCCTGAGCAGCAGCGCCTCGGTGGGCGGCTCGGTGGCCAACGCCAGCGACGCGAAGGTGTCCATGATGAGGTTCACCCACAGCATCTGCACCGCCTTCAGAGGCgagtcctacacacacacaaaaaaaaaaagaataaatcagGATTCGTGTTCTGATAAAACACATGGTGGTGTAACAGTGTAGCTCAGCAAAGGATTGTGGGATTGAAAGAGAACATTCTactataatattaaaaaaaaaaaaaaaatgtacattcaaaacaaaacatttcattccACTCAGACATGAGGCAGAAACCACCGAAATGCCTAAATTATAAAACATTCGTGTTTCACTTCATTTCTCACGGTTATTTACCACCCTGTATTCTACAGAAATGTCCTCCAGCACAAAGCTGACACACCAGGGTTTCTTTTTAAGGCCACAGTCATCAAATATAAGACCCCGCATCAGGGTCGTCAGCTCCACTGGTCTAAGGGCcagggcttttttttccccagcagacGCGGTGAATGCCAGATGCTCTCTTAAAATACAATACTAATTGATATTTTAAATTTCCCTTCcaaatttctgtcattttttagCCTGTCAACCTGCTGCAGGCCACTAGGAGGCGACTGCGGTATTTGTGCCGATGCTCAGGGCAGCAtcgtaaataataataaagtgaagtgattgtcacacgtgatacacagcagcacagcaaatggtgcacacagtgaaatgtgtcctctgcatttaacccatcaccctgagtgagcagtgggcggccatgacaggcgcccggggagcagtgtgtggggacggcgcttagctcagtggcaccttggcagatcgggattcgaaccggcaaccttctgattacgcttcctttaccgctaggccaccactggatgGGGGCGGAATCATGGGCATCTCCATGAAAAGACCCCCCCCCCGGTCATGGCagattgtttcatttgatttattgggtttGATTTTCCAAAACtgaacagacttttttttttaaggaaaccACGAGGCCCACGATGCCGACCGTTCAGCTGCGGCAGGTACGGGGCTGAAGGCCGTGTTCGTCATTACAGTTTACACGCTTTATACGCCGCAGACTCCCCGCATGCCACGCTCCGTACAAATCACAGCGCAGGCGTGAAGCCCTGCCGCCCCGCCGCCCGGGGTCGGGCACCCAATTCACACCTGACAGCTCCCAAACGTACACGAGGCGACGCAGGTCAACCGCGAAGCCCCTTAACGGCCCCTCAATTACCAACGACTTTAGGCGGCGTGAGCAGTAATTAGCAGCTGCCACCGTGAGCGGTGACACGCGCGTCACAGTCCAGCCATTCTACTGCGACGAGTAGCCGAGCGTGCGGCTCAGCGCAGGACTTCTGCCACCGAACTGCAGACCTTCGTCCCCGGTTTCCTGCGGGAGCCTCATAACCTTCACGCATGCACAAAAACAGTCAGATCCATGAACGGATGTATGAGGCcctggaccagaagaccacaaagtcccaggatcaaaccccacttactgccattgtgtctctgagcaagacccCGAGTGTCTTCAGAGCAGGGTATCTGCAGGTTTAAGACCTtttttaaagccactttcaTCACCGCATCGGGGTCGACAACATTTGTTCAAGGACCAGAGTTTTTCCAAATGCTCTTctaaattaattttcattttcctcCCAAATTTcctcttgctgagggacacgaaggtagtaagtgtgatttgaacctgggtcttctagttcataggcgagtgtgttacccactaggctacaaccacccttaCTCCTGTACTCCTacaagccactagggggcgagtgtgatgttttcagttattatttgtgagtcatttcaATGCCGTGACCGACAGATTACTGACAGATGAAACTGAAGTGACTGTCagctgaaacacagcacagcacacggtgcacacaacgaaacgtgtcctctgtttttaaccatcacccttggtgagctgtgggcagccatgacaggcatccggggaccggtgtgtggggacgttccGGATTACGGGTCCGCTCCCTTACTCTCTGGGCCATCACGGCTCATTGGAGATTGAAGGCTAATTCCATTTGATTTAGAAACTCGAGAATTCCCCCTCAGAAGACGTCTGTCAACGAACTGCAGAATTCAGCCATATAGCTCCATACTCAGTACCTCTAATTCCAATCTCGTACTCAAAAAGGCAAAACATATTAGAAATTcggcaacattttttttgagGTTTCCAGcagtaaaaaattatattgggTCTGCAGaatttttaagacatttaaactggatttaaggattattagccatttttttattgttttccagTTTAACAGAGTAAGTAAACAACAAAGAAAGGAACTATTACTAGTTATTTTTCAAATCAATCTTAAAACTTTTTAAGGATCGGCAGATACCCTGCCAAGGTGACTGTCTCTGTAACCTCTGTAAATGAAGCGTACCTGCGTGATGCAGGCCCCAGTGAAGGCCACGATCACCGCCACCACGTTGACGGTGAGCTGAAACTGGAGGAATTTGGAGATGCTGTCGTACACGTTCCGCCCCCACATCACCGCCTTCACGATGCTGGAGAAGTTGTCGTCCGTCAGGATGATGTCGGACGCCTCCTTAGCAACATCTGTGCCAGCAATGCCCTGTTGAAGCGGACAAGCAAACAAACCTACAATTAACGTCCCATGGGGACGGCACAAAAGCGCCACAGCGTGGAAACGAATCCCGGCGAGATACCATGGCAAATCCCACGTCGGCCTTCTTCAGCGCTGGCCCGTCGTTGGTACCATCTCCCGTCACCGCGACCACCTGCCTCTGCTCTATAACGGTGCTGTCAATGATGCCTACAAccaaaaagagaaaatggtGAGATAGCCAATCACGGCGTGGGGTTCGAGGTGAGAAGGATGGAGTGGTGCAAAGTCATTATCAAATATAACAGGTAAAATATAAACTAGTGGGTATAATGCCAGTAGCCACTGGTGCACTGGTCTGGGGTTCTTCAGGTTCTAAACCTTCCTTATTCCAGTGTATTACCTTTCACTAAAGTATGCTTGTCTGTTGGTGACGATCTGGCCAGGACCCTGAGCTTGGGCCATATTTTATCGATCCGTTCTTGTTCGATCTGTCAatagagagaagaaaaaaaaaataaataaattacaaagtCGAACCCCACATGCCACCTGCTCCTGCTGTCCCCCCCGTCCCCACCTCGCCCTTCTCGTTGCGTATCCGCCGGTTGAACTCCTTCCCCTCTAGACAAAGGAACTCGTCCCCGGGCTGAAGGATGCCACACTTGGTGGCGATGGCGCGGGCGGTGTTGATGTTGTCCCCGGTGACCATGCGCACGGTGATCCCAGCACGTTGACATTTCCTTATGGCGTCTGGGACCtgcaggggggggggaataaataaataaccagtcCAAACACTGCCTGCTGATTTTCAATTCCTATGGTTACGGTAAATTGTCCTCATGGCAAGGTGGTGACAATGTACATGTGACCGTTTATCTACATTTTCACCCTTCCCTGTGACCATCTTCTGTCCAGCTACGCTGCTTCTATGGAGAAGTGTCCATCTCGTGTGTTTTATTGGTGGGGGGTTTGGCATGTATAAGACCCCTGGACACCCCTGACCTGCCCTCATTTTTAAAAGCTCTGAGCACTCTTTGCCGTAGAGGCTCTTGACATGTTCCTGAGTCATGAGGAACCGGCCCAGGAAGCAAGCTCCTGCTTCCGAGCTGACTGTGGCACTAAGGCCACTGAAGGGGACGAGAGCACCGGTCATGTGATTCCCAGACTCATCCAGTCTCACCAGACTCATTTAGCACGAGACGTGcaaactcacctccggcctgaCGGGGTCCTCGATTCCgaccacacacatgcaggtgAGGCTGGTGAGAATGTCCGTCTCATTGTCCCAGTCCGGCTCTCCGTCGGTGGCGGGAAAGTCTCTGTAGGCCAAGCAGATGGTCCTGAGGCCCTCGGACGCCATGGGCTCGATCACTTTCTTCATCATGTCGTCCCGGTCCCTCGGACGGAACACCTTCGGCTCGCCGCTGGCCGTCAGGATCTTGTAGCACCTGAAGGGGACGAGGCCGGGTCTTAAACCTCAACTTCCACAGACAACTCGCTGTTCTCCTCTTTCTATATTCTACCGTTAACTTGTACGTAGAATACAATGATTATATTTACGGACATGCCGATTATGGTGATGCAGAGCAGTAGAACTAATTTACCACTACAGCCTTCAAATAGAACTGAAAATCATGTGTAATCATTCATATACAGAATAACGTCAGACAACATCAGTGCAACATTCTTCTTACTTCTTGAGGAGGATCTCCGAGGCTCCTTTGCTAAACATGCGGAAGCTTCCGTCAGCGTTCTTCAGCACAGTGCTCATGGATTTTCTGACAGAGTTGAAGGTGTAGACCTTGTAGAGGCGCTCTTCCGGGATCTCGTTGCGGATCGCTTGGTAGTCTCTTTTTAAGTCCAAGGCGAAGCCCAGCAAGGCACACTCAGTCTTGTTGCCCACCTGGCGCGGCAGGCCGCCCTCTTTCTCGGGGGACTGCAGAGAGACGTGGGACAGGTAAACATGGCCACCATTCATAAATCCCCCACGGTGACATTTCACCCCGGTTTTCGCTCGGAACGTGGTCGTTTCCAGAACGTCTGACCCCTGTCCGGCATTAAAATCACAGAAGCTGCCGcctgctgatttgtttgcagtTTACACACCCGGCAGAAGGccgagtcacacacacacacacactcgctgatATAAGGGCACCCACAACGTAAGCATCGGTTTGTGGAGCGGAAGCAAGGGCATCCAGCTACTACGCAGTAAACAGGTCACCATTTTAGGAATATTCATAATGCTTtgcgggcaaaaaaaaataaattctctcCATGGAATATCTGAGGAATCTGGACCCATGTATACATGTGACACACGAAGGTTTAAATTCTTCAAGGAATGTGGAGAGTGGGCagcagaggtgggtagtaacgagttaaaaaaaaaaaaacaaacaaaaaaaaaaaaaaacactttttaatctTACTTAgctacatttaaataaatatttaaataaatatttaaataaataaatagtattttaaatacttcatttttgccagacagatgCCGTGAGTAGATCGAACACATGACTATGTTCCACCACTCAGACGAAGCAACAATGATCCCACGACGcagtttcaccaatcagacgtagccatgcGGTCACATGGCGGCATAGTGGCACAATCTCGACACACAGCACCGGCACGAAATGAAGAATGACCGATGCGACGGCCTccgttgccggctcgaatctcgatccgccaaggtgccaccgtgcaaaagcaccgtccccacacactgctccccgggtgcctgtcatggccgcccactgctcaccaagggtgattggttaaatgcagaggacacatttcaccgtgtcaccatgtgctgtgcttcacaatgactaacacgtcactttcaccttcaccaGTTACTCAGTACATGAGTAGCTTCATCACTACATACTTTTGTACTATTACTTGAGTAATGTTTTGGACTACTactttttacatgtaaatgagTAAAACTACTAATACTTTGGCTACGCTACTCACCTGGCCGGCAGCGATAGTCTGGGAGTACCGACGCCCTGAGATAAGCCTCACCTAATTAAGTAGGTAGCCTGGCTTCATGTAAGCCAACAGACTAATGAAGATGGATCAAGGTTCTAAGAACGTGACTGGTGAGGCATGAGGGCTaccgctacacacacactcagcatttCCAGGCGATATGCCACAGATCGTACCATGATCTTGGTGGTGTATGCACAGTTGACCCCGATGCCCAGGATGAGCAGGTCCATGATGCTGGAGGGGACAAGCTCGGGTTCCGGAACCCTCCTGTAGTGCTTGTCTGCAATGTAAGCCTGCACGACGGTCATCCTGTTCATGGTCAGCGTGCCAGTCTTGTCGGAGCAGATGGCCGTGGCGTTCCCCATGGTCTCGCAGGCGTCCAAGTGCCTCACCAGGTTGTTGTCCTTCATCATTTTCTGGGAAAAGGTGCAAACCGATCGCATTTTAAGAcgagaaatggaaaaaatgaccATTGCGGGACAGAGAAGTAACTGCAGAGGGACAGGCAAGTCATCTCTTTATGTGTTACCCAGCGCCCTGGAGGATCAGGCGTGTAGCTTTAAGGCACTTTGAGAAGATCGGTCACAGACACCATGTGGTCCGCTAAGCCGCGGTGAGGTGGCAGAAGGCCCTTACTTTGACTGAGTACGCCAGCGAAATGGTGACTGCCAGGGGGAGCCCTTCAGGAACAGCGACCACCAGCACAGTGACGCCGATGATGAAGAATTTGACAAAGAACTGGATGTAGATGGGTGTGCACTCCTTCACCCATGGCAGCTCCTGGAGCCAGAAGGTGTCCACCGCAAAGAGAACCACGAGGATGATGACCGTGATGGCTGACATCACCAGACCTGCGTGGGGAAAGTCGCTTATCAAGACCAGAACATCTACAGACGCGTAAGACCAATAAGACCAGACGCGTGAGGACTGTGGGATCTCACCAGCTTTGCCAATCTGGACCGCTAGCTTGGTCAGTTTCCCTTGAAGGACAGACTTCTCTTTCTTTGGCAAGTTGGCCTTCCGCTTCTCCTCGCGTTCGGCACCCTCGTCGCTGTTCAGGGGCTGCATCTCCATGGCGGCTCCATCCTGGGCTTTGGCTAAATGGGAAACGACGCCCAGAATTAGTCAGCAGGACCAATGCTGCCCAGATGTGATGGCAACAGAATGACAACAGTGACACAGCCAGCCCACCGGCGAAGGGCCAGAAGAAACCAAACACAAACATGACCTCAGAGGTGACTGGAAAGAGGAAGGGGCGTCTCCTACGTTTCCGCCCATCTGTGCCAACATGCGACGTACACATGGGTCGTGCTAACTCAATGAAGCGCgaaaaattcattcaaatacGGTGGGAATGTAATTGTTGTCGGCACGCTGCAGGGCTTTTTACAGTCGCCACACAGacccctcccccacacacatCAGGTCACGTGACCCAGTAACGCAGGGATCGGGGAGCTAATCTCTACTTCAACAGTCAACGTGGTGAAATCATGGAAACGAGCTCTGTGGgtagaacgtgtgtgtgtgtgtgtgtttgggtggcgTTTCACATGTTTGCCGGTAACACAGCAAGTCATCGCAGCCAGAAGGATTATTGACCCGCGTTCTCGGGCCAACCTGCCAGACCGAGGCTCTTCACACACACGGCTTCCAAGATGGAGTTCTTCTGTCCTAACCAGAACCTGCACAGCgcagtgcagacacacacacacacaaagtcaacACAGCCGCTCACCTTTCTTCCTGTTCTCCACGGAGCCGTCCTGCTTTTTGTCTGTTTGGAGAGAGAACGCGCCTCCATTAGTCACCATCAGGCCTTCAAACGTATTTACAAAATTATGCAAACACGCCACCGATCCAACATGTGAAACGCGGCACCAGAATTCTGATGAGGAAGCAAACAGACGACAGCGAGCACGACGCCAACATGCAAATACACAGCtgtctctctaacacacacacacacacacacacacacacacagaatccagCTAACCTGCAAACTACGAGATAACACGTCTGACAAATGATAACAACAGTTCACAATATGCATATACCCACATTCCACGGGTAACCAACTAACTAACTAGTCTGCTCAGCTAATGTAAGAGTACCACTGGTTCAGGGACTAGAGGGAAATTAGGGAGCTAATTTCTAATAGCACGTCTAATCTGGACCATCCTGGAGAGAAGAGTGAGACCAATGCACCAGACCGGCCATAGAACGAATTACAGAACAAATTTTGAAAACTCTCTTTTAACATTGTAAAAGCCGACCAGAGGGGTGTACAACTGGCCCACATGATCCTCAtcatattgttaataataatatcagCACTATTAGCGTGGATTTGCACTgcccgtgtcccctgtttgtCACACTTTATGTCACTATGTAACTTTATTTTCTAATGTTACATGGATCACCGGGTTCCAGAGAAactgtgtactgtctaacacgtatatagctgacatgacaataaagctcaactttattattattattattaataatatcgCACTGTGCTGTGATCTCCTCTATAATCCCCTGTCTCTCCTCACCTCCATCTGTTTCTGCAGCATCTACAAACACAAAGAGCgttcagtacacacacacacacacaccacgtgcCACAGTTGTCATGTGTGAGGTGTGGACACAAAAACTCactcttcttttccttcttcttttccttctccttcttcttctcgtcGTCATCTTCATCGTCCTCCTCGTCGTCCCCCGCCCCCAGCAGCGTGAAGATTATTCCAGTCTGGGAGTTGACTCCCACGGCAGTGACCAGCATTTTTCCCGAGCCCTCCATGACGTGGGTTCCTGCGGGGGCGCCGGGGAGGAACGGTGAGGAAACAAGGCACACGTGTCCGCCAGGTCCGGTGTAGGTCCCGGAACGCTCCCGTACCTGAGAGCAGCATGGGATCCTTCTCCTGCGTCTTCTTGACGTGGTCCGACTCCCCTGTGAGCGAACTCTCGTCGATTTTCAGATCGTTTCCCTGGATAAGGATGCCGTCAGCTGGAAGGAGGtcacctgtaacacacacacagcgtccaGTCACACAGTCTGTGTCGTCACACCTCAGCTCCTACACGCGTCGGTAGAGAACCACGCACCATATTTGATTTGCGCGATGTCCCCGACCACGATCTCAGCCACGGGGATCTGGATCACCTGACCGCTCCGGACCACCGTAAACTTCTGCTCTTGTTCGATCCGGCTTTGTAAGCCGCGGAACTGCTTCTCCTTGCTCCAGTCGTTGAAGGCCGTCACCAGCACCACGCAGATGACCGACAGCAGGATGGCCGCGCCCTCGATCCAGCCGGCATGCGCCTCGCCCTCGTCCTCCACGCCACCCGCCGCCTTCCCACATGCTGCGccggtggggaaaaaaaaaaaaaaagaagccctgAGCAAACCCTCTCTCCCCGCTCACAACATACCTGGAaccataattttacatttacgccatttaccagacgcccttatccagagcgacttacaatcagtagttgcagggacagtccccccctggagacactcagggttaagtgtcttgctcagggacacgatggtagtaagtgggatttgaacctgggtcttctggttcataggcgagtgtgttacccaccaggctactaccacccactcagACATgacatgtgaagtgattgtcacacgtgatacacagcagcacagcacacagtgcacacagtgaaatttgtcctctgcatttaacccatcaccctgagtgagtagtgggcagccatgaccagcgcccggggagcagtgtgtgggaacggtgctttgctcagtggcacctcagtggcaccttggcggatcgggattcgaaccagcaaccttctgattacagggccgcttccttaaccgctaggccaccactgccccatgcaggGTAGGGGTGTTCGAAATGAATCTCAGACacggacgattctgcatcgatatTTTTATAGTGTCAGTATAAAAATTAGTCCTCGTCCACGCGGACGTTCGAAACTGGCGGCCTTATAACGACATGTGCGCTTCAGCTGCGTTCGATTGGCATGCGCTTGACGTTGTTTAACGCTCCTTGCGGCTTACATTTTATAGCTTGTTTTATTAGCCATCTGTCTCAGCTTTTGGAATTTCACCTAGCAGCTATCGAACATTCGTGAAAAATGTGACATTGGAATAAAAGAGTTTGGCTACTCACATACATCTGTCGTGTCCGGAGGGTGATAAAAAGAAAGGCCTAAAGAAACAATGGCTGCCACTTCTAAGATAATCAGCGTAACGTCTTGCAAAGCTTCCCAGACTAACTGGAGAAAAGTTTTTGGCTTCTTGGGAGGTATAAAGTTCTGTCCAAACTCTGCTTTCCTCTTGTCGATGTCTGCGGGCTGTCCGGTTAGACCTGCGGAGATGGAGAGAAGAACGAAGGAGCGCACATCAACACGACTGGAACGAGTGGATGCTTCTTGCTATGGAAATGAGTGTctccgtttaaaaaaaataaacgtttataagaaattgtgaaaaattgaggagagagaaaaaaaattaataaataaacagctgCAGTTCTCATTACAGAACTAAGAACACCAGAACATAAATCATGAACTCAGCTATTCAGCCGGATTTCAGGTTCAAGTCAAGTTCTAGTAATTACACGAGGGGACCTGCTGCGTCATCCGATTTCGTGAATAAGACGTACgtattgggggaaaaaaaaaaaagacaatcagCGGGAACAATAATTGCGCCTGACGGAACAAAGGCAGCACAGCGCGgtaaggaggggaaaaaaaccaaaccaaatgaGACACACAGACTATGGATGGGAATCCTGGCCTAATCGACTTGAAtcttacatttaccagacgcccttatccagagcgacttacaatcagtagttccagggacagtccccccctggagacactcagggttaagcgtcttgctcagggacacgacggtagtaattgggatttgaacctgggtcttctggttcataggcgagtgtgttacccgctaggccactaccacccggAATCTGCTCGTCAGATCTCAGTATGGTGACGTCAGAGGCAGGAAAGGACAACGGGGCATCATACCGCACATGGTGTGAGGCGGCCTTATCGCTCGGACCACCGAAGCTCTATCAGGACAGAGATTTTTACTATGAGGAGTCCGTGTTGACAGCGTAAAAATCTGTAGCTGATGTTTTACGAAGAATTCTGCATTGGGATAGGGCACCGGTTCCGAAAAACGCATTTTCCACTCAGTCCACGGGGGCAGGGGGCCGAAATGTCCCTTTAAGCTCCTTCCGCGTCCGGCTCATTTAACCAGGGGCCGACCCGCGCAAACAGGGCCTCGCCGTTGCTACGCAGAATTCCCCCGCGGTAAGGGGGGGAACAGGCCGAGCCGAGAGGAGAGCCGTGTGATGAGCGGGTGGAAAATAAACTCGACCAGCTCAGCAGAGAACGTTCATAAACACGGTAAGCGGCCAGCGCGGCGCGAGGGAGATATtctcgctcgcacacacacacacacacacacacacacagctgggtaATATATCGAAGACGCTACCGAtcttaatataaatacattatatatatgtatatggtGCAAAATTTACAATCGACATACGAATTCCAAACTGGCGGGAATCAGGCCGCAACGGCCAGGCCAACGTGACACTCAAACCGAGTGGGCGCGGCTGATAAACGCACCACGAGCAGCTATTTCGCCCCGACCGCTGACCACGCCCCCCCCAATCGACCACTAATTACAGCCCAGCGGCTCCGTGGGATTGGCTAATCCTGAGGGGTCAGGGGTTAACTGGCTGATGGGCGGCAGGGAGGTGTAGAGATAACCGGATCCTGAACGTTGCTGGGAATACGGGAGTGGGGTTCACGGAGAATCCCCTCCCCGTACAATAACGCTTCAACATCAATGGTTtcggtgatttaaaaaaataaataaataaataaagtgcaattTTAACATCGAAACGTGttaaaatgtcttaaaagtTCCACTTTACCGAAGGTGGAATCAACTGACCCGAGGAGATCTGGAGAAGCCCAGATCTTCTCGTTGGGGTGACGATGGTTAAGTAAAACGTGAACGCTGCAGCACACGCGGTTTAAAATGCTAATTCGGGAGTTTAACCCAaaacaaatgatgaaataaaaagtgCTGAGAGCAGCTTGGAGAGCCGGGATCTGTTGGGAAGATTAGGGAAGGATTTGCTCGGGAATAGAGATTAATTGGAAATCCCTTTTCAATAGTCAAAGCTCCCATAACCTTCAATGACGGCGTAATTTCCTCCGGCAAGCGTGAGTGAGC is a window encoding:
- the LOC114772532 gene encoding plasma membrane calcium-transporting ATPase 1-like isoform X3, translated to MANNSYSGVKNPAGEANHDGEFGCSLKELRALMELRGAEGINKVQECYGDVNGLCSRLKSSPVDGLTGQPADIDKRKAEFGQNFIPPKKPKTFLQLVWEALQDVTLIILEVAAIVSLGLSFYHPPDTTDVSCGKAAGGVEDEGEAHAGWIEGAAILLSVICVVLVTAFNDWSKEKQFRGLQSRIEQEQKFTVVRSGQVIQIPVAEIVVGDIAQIKYGDLLPADGILIQGNDLKIDESSLTGESDHVKKTQEKDPMLLSGTHVMEGSGKMLVTAVGVNSQTGIIFTLLGAGDDEEDDEDDDEKKKEKEKKKEKKNKKQDGSVENRKKAKAQDGAAMEMQPLNSDEGAEREEKRKANLPKKEKSVLQGKLTKLAVQIGKAGLVMSAITVIILVVLFAVDTFWLQELPWVKECTPIYIQFFVKFFIIGVTVLVVAVPEGLPLAVTISLAYSVKKMMKDNNLVRHLDACETMGNATAICSDKTGTLTMNRMTVVQAYIADKHYRRVPEPELVPSSIMDLLILGIGVNCAYTTKIMSPEKEGGLPRQVGNKTECALLGFALDLKRDYQAIRNEIPEERLYKVYTFNSVRKSMSTVLKNADGSFRMFSKGASEILLKKCYKILTASGEPKVFRPRDRDDMMKKVIEPMASEGLRTICLAYRDFPATDGEPDWDNETDILTSLTCMCVVGIEDPVRPEVPDAIRKCQRAGITVRMVTGDNINTARAIATKCGILQPGDEFLCLEGKEFNRRIRNEKGEIEQERIDKIWPKLRVLARSSPTDKHTLVKGIIDSTVIEQRQVVAVTGDGTNDGPALKKADVGFAMGIAGTDVAKEASDIILTDDNFSSIVKAVMWGRNVYDSISKFLQFQLTVNVVAVIVAFTGACITQDSPLKAVQMLWVNLIMDTFASLALATEPPTEALLLRKPYGRNKPLISRTMMKNILGHGVYQLTIIFTLLFAGERMFDIDSGRNTPLHAPPTEHYTIVFNTFVMMQLFNEINARKIHGERNVFEGIFNNLIFCSIVFGTFIIQIVIVQFGGKPFSCQGLTIDQWLWCIFLGFGCLLWGQVISSIPTSRLKFLKTAGHGTQKEEIPEEELDEMEDLDEIDHAERELRRGQILWFRGLNRIQTQIRVVNAFRSSLSPYEGLEKPESRSSIHNFMTHPDFRIEDSEPHIPLIDDTDAEDDAPTKRNATPTPPPPPSPNQNNNAVESGLHLFLDGGSVTPATPSAPASPMHSLETSL